In a genomic window of Flavobacterium lipolyticum:
- a CDS encoding SH3 domain-containing protein, which yields MTEVFKILETYKTQYENPITLDKGEIVKLGEEETEEKWKGWIWADNGINGGWVPIQILEISKDNKEAKVLEYYTAKELDVDKGDEILKIKSLNGWSWVRKMISNDEGWIPDEIIG from the coding sequence ATGACAGAAGTATTTAAAATTCTTGAAACCTATAAAACACAATATGAAAATCCTATTACTCTCGATAAGGGTGAGATTGTAAAATTAGGAGAAGAGGAAACAGAAGAAAAGTGGAAAGGGTGGATTTGGGCAGATAACGGAATTAATGGAGGCTGGGTACCCATTCAGATACTTGAAATTTCTAAGGATAATAAAGAGGCTAAAGTTTTAGAATATTACACTGCAAAAGAACTCGACGTTGACAAAGGCGATGAGATCCTAAAAATTAAAAGTTTGAACGGCTGGTCATGGGTAAGAAAAATGATAAGTAATGATGAAGGATGGATTCCTGATGAAATAATAGGTTAA
- the asnB gene encoding asparagine synthase B: MCGIVCAFDLKQKAETLRPQVLEMSKIIRHRGPDWSGIYSNDKAILSHERLAIVDPASGKQPLFTEDKKLVLAANGEIYNHRELRKQFQGKYNFQTESDCEVILALYREKGPHFVDEMNGIFGFAIYDVEKDEYFIARDHMGIIPLYIGWDQHGTFYVASELKALEGYCTKIQLFPPGHYMTSKDGEFVQWYKRDWTEYEAVKDNETSIPEIKKALEAAVHRQLMSDVPYGVLLSGGLDSSITSAVAKKFAQKRIESDDTTDAWYPQLHSFSVGLEGSPDLAAAQVVAKHIGTIHHEIKFTIQEGLDAVRDVIYNLETYDVTTVRASTPMWLMARVIKSMGIKMVLSGEGADELFGGYLYFHKAPNAREFHEENVRKLGKLHMYDCLRANKSLAAWGIEGRVPFLDKEFMDVAMRINPQDKMINKEHPMEKWVVRKAFEDMLPESVAWRQKEQFSDGVGYSWIDTLKEVVAQEVSDEQLANAKYKFPLQTPTSKEEYYYRSIFAEHFPSDAAALCVPQEASVACSTKIALEWDEAFKNMNDPSGRAVASVHDDAYVKA, encoded by the coding sequence ATGTGTGGAATCGTATGCGCCTTTGATCTGAAGCAAAAAGCTGAGACTTTAAGACCTCAGGTCTTGGAAATGTCTAAAATTATCCGTCACCGCGGACCGGACTGGAGCGGAATATATAGTAATGATAAGGCAATTTTATCACACGAGCGTCTGGCGATTGTAGATCCGGCCTCAGGAAAACAGCCATTATTTACGGAAGATAAAAAACTGGTTTTGGCTGCAAACGGTGAAATTTATAACCACAGAGAATTACGTAAACAATTTCAGGGAAAATACAACTTTCAGACCGAAAGTGACTGTGAAGTAATCCTCGCACTTTACAGAGAAAAAGGACCTCATTTTGTAGATGAAATGAATGGAATCTTTGGATTTGCAATCTATGATGTAGAGAAAGATGAGTATTTTATAGCTCGTGATCACATGGGAATTATTCCATTGTACATTGGCTGGGATCAACACGGAACGTTCTATGTTGCTTCTGAATTAAAAGCCCTGGAAGGGTACTGTACAAAAATCCAACTGTTTCCTCCGGGACATTATATGACCAGTAAAGATGGCGAATTTGTACAATGGTACAAAAGAGACTGGACAGAATATGAAGCAGTAAAAGACAATGAAACCAGTATTCCTGAAATCAAAAAAGCGCTTGAAGCAGCAGTTCACAGACAATTAATGAGTGATGTTCCTTACGGAGTTTTACTTTCAGGAGGTTTAGATTCATCTATTACTTCAGCTGTAGCCAAAAAATTTGCACAAAAACGTATCGAGTCAGATGATACGACAGATGCGTGGTATCCGCAATTGCACTCTTTTTCAGTTGGTTTAGAAGGATCACCTGATTTGGCAGCAGCGCAGGTTGTAGCAAAACATATCGGAACCATTCACCATGAAATTAAATTTACCATTCAGGAAGGATTGGACGCTGTTCGTGACGTGATTTATAACTTAGAAACTTATGACGTAACAACCGTCAGAGCCTCGACACCAATGTGGTTAATGGCGAGAGTGATCAAATCAATGGGAATCAAAATGGTATTGTCAGGAGAAGGAGCAGACGAATTGTTCGGAGGGTATCTGTATTTCCATAAAGCACCAAACGCGAGAGAATTCCACGAAGAAAACGTTCGTAAATTAGGGAAACTGCACATGTACGATTGTTTACGTGCCAATAAGAGTTTAGCGGCCTGGGGAATTGAAGGACGTGTTCCGTTTTTGGATAAAGAATTTATGGATGTTGCCATGAGAATCAACCCACAGGATAAAATGATCAACAAAGAGCATCCAATGGAAAAATGGGTCGTTCGTAAAGCATTTGAAGACATGTTGCCTGAAAGTGTTGCCTGGAGACAAAAAGAACAATTTTCAGACGGTGTTGGATACAGTTGGATTGATACTTTGAAAGAAGTGGTAGCCCAAGAAGTTTCAGACGAACAATTGGCCAATGCAAAGTATAAATTCCCATTGCAGACACCAACGTCTAAAGAAGAGTATTACTACCGTTCTATTTTTGCGGAACATTTTCCAAGTGACGCGGCTGCATTATGTGTACCTCAGGAAGCAAGTGTAGCGTGTAGTACAAAAATTGCTTTAGAATGGGATGAGGCTTTCAAAAACATGAACGATCCTTCAGGAAGAGCTGTAGCGAGTGTTCATGATGATGCATACGTGAAAGCATAA
- a CDS encoding GNAT family N-acetyltransferase, translating into MKIKLRQENQNDHKSVFDLIEKAFEKEEYSDHKEQFLVERLRKSDAFIPELSMVAEVENEIAGHILLTKLEIKNDTASFESLALAPVSVLPKFQGKGIGSKLIVHAHEVAKELGYKSVILLGHPDYYPRFGYELCEKYHIEMPFDVPAENCMVIPLTENGLSGVSGKVVYPTAFFE; encoded by the coding sequence ATGAAAATTAAACTCAGACAAGAAAATCAAAACGATCACAAAAGTGTTTTTGACCTCATTGAGAAAGCTTTTGAAAAAGAAGAATATAGTGACCATAAAGAACAGTTTTTGGTTGAAAGGTTAAGAAAATCGGATGCTTTTATTCCGGAATTATCTATGGTTGCCGAAGTAGAGAATGAAATCGCAGGACATATTTTATTGACGAAATTAGAAATTAAAAACGATACAGCATCTTTTGAATCTTTGGCATTGGCTCCTGTTTCAGTATTACCAAAATTTCAAGGAAAGGGAATTGGTTCGAAGCTTATCGTGCACGCCCATGAAGTCGCGAAAGAATTAGGATATAAATCAGTGATCTTATTAGGACATCCCGATTATTATCCGAGATTTGGTTATGAACTTTGTGAAAAATACCATATCGAAATGCCTTTCGATGTTCCGGCAGAAAATTGCATGGTGATTCCTTTAACCGAAAATGGATTGTCAGGAGTAAGCGGAAAAGTAGTTTATCCAACGGCTTTCTTTGAATAA